One Halococcus hamelinensis 100A6 DNA segment encodes these proteins:
- a CDS encoding tripartite tricarboxylate transporter substrate binding protein, with protein sequence MFTRREVVGTGIGLGAAGLAGCTSISGENTGSGGTNNSTSGSGGNYPSEEVSVIVPWSQGGGTDRSTRALTPTWSKKLGANFVVQNYPGGSTQVGGEKLYNATADGYNIAMWNLPQMQATWLFQDAPYDGSDFDYIGTNHWDPTMWFAPQDSPYENMTEFIEYSRNNSVTVGTTAAIGNTALSALLVKDSYNLDYQLVNLEGGSSVRQAVLAGDVDAAVNQPWAFNPSNVGKVTALGTHTSEPQSLWPNTPTFKQLGMTDVPLVDEGLGQWKLVVAPGGLKKNHPDRFQQLVKTYKRTMNDNDYRQRAKQQGKLTKILQYNGPEKTKNIVNQNTKFMKKYRSLIENFRQG encoded by the coding sequence ATGTTCACTCGGCGGGAGGTCGTTGGCACAGGAATCGGACTCGGAGCGGCTGGTTTAGCTGGTTGTACCAGTATATCCGGTGAGAACACAGGGTCTGGCGGAACGAACAACTCTACAAGCGGATCAGGTGGGAACTATCCCTCTGAAGAGGTCTCGGTCATCGTTCCGTGGTCTCAAGGTGGTGGAACGGATCGTTCGACCCGTGCACTCACCCCGACGTGGTCGAAGAAGCTCGGGGCGAATTTCGTCGTCCAAAATTATCCCGGCGGCTCCACACAGGTCGGTGGCGAGAAGCTCTACAACGCCACTGCGGACGGGTACAACATCGCCATGTGGAATCTGCCACAAATGCAAGCGACTTGGCTGTTTCAAGACGCTCCGTATGATGGGTCGGACTTTGATTATATAGGGACAAACCACTGGGACCCAACGATGTGGTTTGCCCCGCAGGATAGTCCATACGAGAACATGACGGAGTTCATCGAGTACTCGCGAAATAATAGTGTCACTGTAGGGACGACAGCAGCTATCGGGAATACCGCACTGTCAGCACTCCTCGTTAAAGATTCCTATAATCTCGATTACCAGCTGGTGAACCTCGAAGGTGGCTCTTCGGTCCGGCAGGCAGTGCTGGCCGGCGACGTCGATGCAGCAGTCAACCAGCCATGGGCATTCAACCCATCGAACGTTGGGAAAGTAACCGCACTTGGAACGCACACTTCTGAGCCACAGAGCCTCTGGCCGAATACTCCGACGTTCAAGCAGCTCGGTATGACTGACGTCCCCTTAGTCGACGAGGGGCTTGGACAGTGGAAACTAGTCGTTGCACCCGGTGGGCTCAAGAAGAACCACCCTGACCGGTTTCAGCAATTAGTGAAGACGTACAAACGGACGATGAACGACAATGACTACCGCCAACGGGCGAAACAGCAGGGCAAACTTACCAAGATCCTTCAGTACAATGGTCCAGAGAAGACCAAGAACATCGTCAACCAGAACACGAAGTTTATGAAGAAATACCGCTCACTGATCGAGAACTTCAGACAAGGGTAA
- a CDS encoding tripartite tricarboxylate transporter TctB family protein, with amino-acid sequence MNISDSDKPSFSLLDREVVVDPGEAILPVVVLIGCGIYYGGTRSLPSQSMVYAGPLLYGTAALAVITFAQHSLTIGQKTGEATPPTQTSEGQTVTSATDAAEATAESGTGTEPESNNKYFNRYTAAGLVVLSAGYVFSLEILGFIFPTVGFLAALVTLFGERRPIYITTYSVALTAVTWAIFIYWLNIPL; translated from the coding sequence ATGAACATATCCGATTCGGATAAACCAAGCTTCAGCTTACTGGATAGAGAGGTGGTCGTTGATCCCGGTGAGGCGATCTTGCCGGTAGTAGTGCTGATTGGGTGCGGTATATACTACGGAGGGACGCGTAGCCTACCCAGCCAGTCCATGGTATATGCTGGACCGTTGCTGTACGGAACGGCGGCGCTTGCAGTTATTACATTTGCTCAGCATTCACTCACTATCGGACAAAAAACCGGTGAAGCTACCCCTCCCACACAAACATCTGAAGGGCAGACGGTCACCTCAGCAACCGATGCCGCTGAAGCGACCGCTGAGTCTGGGACCGGGACCGAACCCGAGTCAAACAACAAATACTTCAATCGCTACACTGCGGCTGGGCTAGTTGTTCTCTCGGCTGGCTACGTGTTTTCGCTTGAGATACTCGGGTTCATCTTTCCGACCGTTGGGTTTCTGGCAGCGTTGGTAACACTGTTCGGTGAACGCCGGCCGATATACATTACCACGTACTCAGTCGCT